In Opitutus sp., one genomic interval encodes:
- a CDS encoding ATP-binding protein — protein MDDTPLPRALATALSAALADTPVVCLLGPRQCGKTTLVRTLGPNYGYVTLDDADALALARSDPNGFMAALPDPVIIDEIQRAPELLRAIKLSVDRDRRPGRFLLTGSANLLLLPKLGDSLAGRMTVLELHPLTAAEMNRAPGGFLAAWLAGRLQPSLVTDRVIPDPSGLAARIVAGGFPEPRLRTPARARAWHRDYLRALLERDVQDVARVKEPRDLSRLLTLLALRTGELLNLTTLGNELDLRRETVEHHLTACERLYLVRRLQPWHRHEAKRLIKTPKVHFIDTGLAASLASLTIGDWPARRDRFGHLLESYVLQELMAQSGWTDPDLSFWHYRDKDQVEVDVVLTRGTRTWGVEVKATATPSAADASGLRRLAAQCGDDFAGGILFHAGVNTFALGDPRFLAVPLAKLWEM, from the coding sequence ATGGACGACACTCCTCTACCCCGTGCCCTCGCGACGGCGTTAAGCGCAGCCCTTGCCGATACGCCCGTGGTGTGCCTCCTCGGCCCGCGCCAATGCGGCAAAACAACGCTCGTTCGCACCCTCGGTCCGAACTACGGTTACGTGACTCTTGATGACGCCGATGCGCTGGCCTTGGCCCGGAGCGATCCCAACGGCTTTATGGCCGCGTTGCCCGACCCCGTCATCATTGATGAAATCCAGCGTGCCCCCGAGTTACTCCGAGCCATTAAGCTTTCCGTGGATCGTGACCGGCGCCCGGGGCGGTTCCTGCTCACCGGTTCGGCCAATCTACTGCTCCTACCCAAACTCGGCGATTCCCTGGCTGGTCGCATGACGGTGCTGGAACTGCATCCGCTCACAGCCGCCGAAATGAACCGTGCACCCGGAGGCTTCCTCGCCGCTTGGTTGGCAGGCCGACTTCAGCCCTCACTTGTCACCGATCGAGTGATACCCGATCCGTCCGGGTTGGCGGCTCGCATTGTGGCGGGCGGTTTTCCTGAACCGCGTTTACGCACTCCGGCCCGTGCCCGCGCTTGGCATCGCGATTACCTTCGTGCGCTGCTGGAGCGCGACGTGCAGGACGTCGCGCGCGTGAAGGAACCACGTGATCTGTCGCGGCTGCTGACCCTCCTTGCTCTGCGCACCGGCGAACTCCTCAACCTCACGACCCTCGGCAACGAACTCGACCTGCGTCGCGAGACGGTGGAGCACCACCTCACGGCCTGCGAACGTCTTTACCTCGTTCGGCGTCTTCAGCCTTGGCATCGGCATGAGGCTAAGCGGCTGATCAAAACCCCTAAAGTGCATTTTATCGATACCGGCCTCGCCGCCTCGCTGGCGTCGCTTACCATCGGGGATTGGCCCGCGCGGCGGGATCGTTTTGGTCATCTGCTTGAATCCTATGTGCTTCAGGAACTCATGGCGCAGTCGGGGTGGACCGATCCTGACCTGAGCTTCTGGCATTACCGCGACAAGGATCAGGTCGAAGTCGATGTGGTGCTAACGCGGGGCACTCGCACCTGGGGCGTAGAGGTCAAAGCCACCGCCACCCCATCGGCGGCGGATGCCTCCGGGCTACGACGACTCGCGGCACAGTGTGGCGACGACTTCGCGGGCGGGATTCTTTTCCACGCCGGGGTAAACACCTTCGCTTTGGGTGATC
- a CDS encoding DEAD/DEAH box helicase family protein has product MSLNPPSSENLELLRDKLGRIRAEALQLEAEIAARETDRQLGFTSALDSGEPASNADAPPVTPEAKVALFLKLFATRRSVFPKLWENPKTGRMGYSPVCNNEWRTGICQKPRVKCSECLHQKFPPLDERAVEAHLRGKHTLGVYAIAVDNTCRFLAADFDGEGWRGDVVAYRDAAARSGITVAVERSRSGNGAHAWMFFTESVPAALARRLGLLLIARASAARPALGLAAYDRLFPNQDTLPAGGFGNLIALPLAREPRQKGNTVFLDTSLEPTTDQWAYLGKLPRLRRQELETIVARLSPQAPLAALAASTQTAAGQTREPDRDGESDGETALALRHDEALLDISHAPVRAGLVTGEITVRLDAGIHLPRTLPTALLAALRRLATLANPEFHEKLRLRFATYDTPRFLFAGEWHPDRLVLPRGVLVKSLALLEQAGATVVLQDARTPGARIPWTFTGELRPEQTLAVKTIAAHDTGVLCAPPGAGKTVMGCALIAQTRVSALVLVHRSVLLDQWREAAMRFLGLKRKEIGVWRGKAPRLTQRLDIAMLPSVARAEDFAAVFSNYGLVIVDECHHLPAATFEGVLKACASRRVYGLTATPARKDRLEKLMFFQCGPIRHTLGNTPSKVTRTVRIRRTSFTLPNGVGGNEPRPPIHEVWQALVADEGRSDLIVAELLDCGRAGRSPLVLADRTAYLDTLEGKFAARAPQTTHYRLDGSIGKKARRLVLDAITQHYATGTPFVVFASASLVGEGLDIPRLDTLFLTMPLSFKGRLVQYAGRLHRSHEAKTTVLIHDYLDATPLTQAMFRRRSAAYGKMGYIIEDPESEPSTDEPAQLL; this is encoded by the coding sequence ATGAGCCTGAATCCGCCGTCTTCCGAAAACCTGGAATTACTCCGGGATAAACTCGGACGAATCCGTGCCGAGGCACTGCAGCTGGAAGCCGAGATTGCGGCGCGCGAGACAGACCGGCAGTTGGGTTTCACATCCGCACTGGATAGTGGCGAACCGGCCTCGAACGCCGATGCACCGCCGGTGACGCCGGAGGCAAAGGTGGCGCTTTTCCTAAAACTCTTTGCGACTCGCCGTTCGGTTTTCCCAAAGCTCTGGGAAAACCCCAAGACTGGGCGCATGGGCTACTCGCCCGTTTGTAACAACGAATGGCGCACCGGCATCTGCCAAAAACCTCGAGTTAAATGCAGCGAATGCTTGCACCAGAAATTCCCACCACTCGATGAGCGGGCGGTCGAGGCTCACCTACGCGGAAAACACACGCTCGGGGTGTATGCGATCGCCGTAGACAACACCTGCCGGTTCCTCGCGGCCGATTTCGATGGTGAAGGTTGGCGCGGTGACGTGGTCGCCTACCGCGACGCCGCCGCTCGCAGCGGGATTACCGTGGCGGTGGAGCGCTCGCGTTCAGGCAATGGCGCCCATGCCTGGATGTTCTTTACCGAGTCCGTGCCCGCCGCGCTGGCTCGACGCCTCGGCCTGCTGCTGATTGCCCGCGCTTCAGCGGCGCGGCCCGCCCTCGGACTGGCGGCCTATGACCGTTTGTTTCCCAATCAAGACACCCTGCCCGCCGGCGGTTTTGGCAATCTCATCGCGCTGCCCCTGGCCCGCGAGCCACGCCAGAAGGGCAATACCGTTTTCTTGGATACCAGCTTGGAGCCGACTACCGACCAATGGGCGTATCTAGGAAAATTGCCCCGACTGCGCCGCCAGGAGCTTGAAACCATCGTTGCCCGCCTTTCGCCGCAGGCACCGCTGGCCGCGCTGGCCGCCTCCACTCAAACTGCGGCTGGGCAAACCCGTGAGCCCGACCGTGACGGAGAAAGCGATGGTGAAACCGCCTTAGCCCTGCGACACGACGAAGCGCTGCTGGATATTTCGCATGCGCCGGTGCGGGCCGGTCTGGTTACCGGCGAAATCACGGTGCGGTTGGATGCGGGGATTCACCTGCCGCGCACCTTGCCCACCGCATTGCTGGCAGCCCTGCGACGCCTCGCCACGTTGGCCAACCCAGAGTTTCACGAAAAACTCCGCCTCCGCTTCGCCACCTACGACACGCCACGGTTCCTCTTCGCCGGCGAATGGCACCCCGACCGGCTCGTTTTGCCACGCGGCGTATTGGTTAAAAGTCTGGCGCTATTGGAGCAGGCGGGCGCGACGGTGGTGCTGCAGGACGCCCGTACTCCTGGTGCCCGCATCCCTTGGACGTTTACCGGGGAACTGCGCCCCGAACAGACCCTCGCCGTTAAGACAATTGCGGCGCACGACACCGGCGTGCTGTGCGCGCCGCCGGGAGCAGGGAAAACCGTGATGGGTTGCGCCCTCATCGCCCAAACCCGCGTCTCAGCGCTGGTGCTGGTGCACCGGTCCGTGCTGCTCGATCAATGGCGCGAGGCGGCCATGCGTTTCCTTGGACTGAAGCGCAAAGAGATCGGCGTATGGCGGGGTAAAGCGCCCCGCCTCACCCAGCGCCTGGACATCGCCATGCTGCCGAGTGTGGCGCGAGCGGAGGATTTCGCCGCGGTTTTTTCGAACTACGGACTGGTGATCGTGGACGAGTGCCACCATCTGCCCGCCGCCACTTTCGAAGGGGTGCTCAAAGCCTGCGCGAGCCGACGCGTCTACGGATTAACCGCCACCCCGGCGCGCAAGGACCGGCTGGAGAAACTGATGTTTTTCCAATGCGGCCCGATTCGCCACACCCTTGGAAACACGCCATCGAAAGTCACCCGTACCGTGCGTATCCGCCGTACTTCCTTCACCCTGCCGAATGGTGTTGGCGGAAACGAGCCACGGCCACCGATCCACGAAGTCTGGCAGGCCTTGGTAGCCGACGAAGGCCGCAGCGACCTGATCGTAGCCGAATTATTGGATTGTGGGCGAGCGGGTCGCTCACCGCTGGTGCTCGCGGATCGCACGGCCTACCTCGACACACTGGAAGGTAAATTCGCTGCCAGGGCACCACAGACCACCCATTACCGTTTGGATGGGAGTATCGGGAAAAAAGCGCGGCGGCTGGTCTTGGATGCGATTACCCAACACTACGCGACTGGCACGCCCTTTGTGGTGTTTGCGAGCGCCTCCTTGGTGGGTGAGGGGCTGGATATCCCAAGGCTGGACACGCTCTTCCTAACCATGCCGCTCTCGTTCAAGGGGCGGTTGGTGCAGTATGCCGGTCGGCTCCACCGGAGCCACGAGGCCAAGACCACGGTGCTCATCCACGACTACCTTGACGCAACCCCATTGACCCAAGCCATGTTCCGGCGGCGGTCGGCCGCCTATGGAAAAATGGGATACATCATCGAAGATCCAGAAAGCGAACCGAGTACTGACGAGCCTGCGCAATTACTTTAA
- a CDS encoding type II toxin-antitoxin system HicA family toxin: MGNWKKTLEKLMSGQADAGIGYDDLCHLLKRLGYTAKQSGSHNVFRKTGCQMINVQNAGGKAKSYQVAQIRELLRIEQK; encoded by the coding sequence ATGGGCAATTGGAAGAAGACCCTCGAAAAGCTGATGAGCGGCCAAGCCGATGCCGGGATTGGTTACGACGATCTTTGCCACCTGCTCAAGCGTCTTGGCTACACGGCCAAGCAATCCGGCAGCCACAACGTCTTCCGCAAGACGGGCTGCCAGATGATCAACGTACAGAATGCTGGCGGCAAGGCCAAGTCCTACCAAGTCGCCCAAATCCGCGAACTCCTTAGAATAGAACAAAAATGA
- a CDS encoding ATP-binding protein, translated as MKTEPEKTDLLKDQLKYLKLGYLLRHHGELTAEAAKARCSHAEFLRRLVQAETQDRQIRALERRIQAARFPVKKTVDQFQWDWPKELNEAQVRHLFELGFVKERTNAVFCGGVGLGKTHLASALGYAACQAGYTVLFTTAVDAINALVTAQSLHRLQAELKRYMTPAVLVLDEVGYLPLDKSGADLLFQIVSQRYERGSLIVTTNKAYKHWAGIFNNDAGITAAILDRLLHRAQTVVIEGKSYRMKDRLADEPAS; from the coding sequence ATGAAAACAGAACCCGAAAAAACCGATTTATTAAAAGATCAACTCAAGTACCTGAAACTCGGTTACCTGCTGCGCCACCACGGCGAACTCACGGCCGAGGCGGCCAAGGCGCGCTGTTCGCACGCCGAATTTTTACGCCGACTGGTGCAGGCCGAGACCCAGGACCGCCAGATCCGGGCGCTGGAGCGGCGCATCCAGGCAGCGCGCTTCCCGGTCAAGAAAACCGTCGACCAGTTCCAGTGGGACTGGCCCAAGGAGTTGAACGAAGCGCAGGTGCGGCACCTCTTCGAACTGGGCTTTGTCAAGGAGCGCACCAACGCGGTGTTTTGCGGTGGTGTGGGGCTTGGGAAGACACATCTCGCGAGCGCGTTGGGCTACGCGGCGTGCCAGGCGGGCTACACGGTGCTGTTTACGACGGCGGTGGACGCGATCAACGCTTTGGTCACCGCCCAGTCCCTGCACCGGTTGCAAGCCGAGTTGAAGCGTTACATGACCCCTGCGGTGCTCGTGCTCGATGAGGTCGGCTACCTGCCGCTCGACAAGTCGGGGGCCGACCTGCTCTTCCAGATCGTCAGCCAACGCTACGAACGCGGCTCGCTGATCGTCACCACCAACAAGGCCTACAAACACTGGGCAGGGATCTTTAACAACGACGCTGGCATCACCGCGGCGATCCTGGACCGCCTACTGCACCGGGCCCAGACCGTCGTCATCGAGGGCAAATCCTACCGCATGAAAGACCGCCTGGCCGACGAACCTGCAAGCTGA
- a CDS encoding IS21 family transposase: MIDYELYCRIKQAEAAGHSAPQIARSLQLHVQTVRRWQAQEKYVRSQAAQVPRPSKLDVHKPAIARWLEAHPFTAMQLWQKVRERGYTGGYSILKDYVRRVRPRNLEAFLTLKFAPGQTAQVDWGSFGAVEVDGTRRALSFFVMVLGYSRFLHVEFTLGQGQEWWLGCHRRAFEKLGGVPREVMVDNCKTAVLSHVPGTDPVYNAQYLDFARHYGFTIKACGPGHPQSKGMVENAVGYVKKSFLGGRQMNGFTELGPAASLWLETVANVRVHAETQGRPVDRLPEERAALLPLNPVASPAVRTLSVRASRRCRVSIETNRYSVPTKFAGALLTAQIEGAQVRFYADRTLVAEHARSFARRADVENPEHVRELEERKRQGARQRLRLRFLELSPAAPAYQRGLEERRLNAGHHLATIVGLVALYGTEAVGRAIESAHELGAYSSDYILNLLEQRARALPQAGPIHLTRADALAALELELRPPDLSPYTQ; this comes from the coding sequence GTGATCGATTACGAACTGTATTGCCGGATAAAACAGGCGGAGGCGGCCGGTCACAGTGCGCCGCAAATCGCCCGCTCGCTCCAGTTGCACGTGCAGACGGTGAGGCGCTGGCAGGCGCAGGAAAAGTACGTGCGCAGCCAGGCCGCGCAGGTGCCTAGGCCAAGCAAGCTCGACGTGCACAAGCCGGCGATCGCGCGGTGGCTGGAGGCCCATCCGTTCACCGCCATGCAGCTCTGGCAAAAGGTGCGCGAGCGGGGGTACACGGGCGGGTATTCAATTTTGAAAGACTACGTGCGGCGGGTGCGGCCGAGGAACCTGGAGGCGTTTCTTACCCTCAAGTTTGCCCCCGGCCAGACCGCGCAGGTGGACTGGGGCAGTTTTGGCGCGGTGGAGGTGGACGGCACCCGGCGGGCTTTAAGTTTTTTCGTCATGGTTTTGGGGTACAGCCGGTTCCTGCATGTGGAATTTACCCTCGGGCAGGGCCAGGAGTGGTGGCTGGGCTGTCACCGGCGCGCCTTTGAAAAACTCGGCGGGGTGCCGCGCGAGGTGATGGTGGACAACTGCAAGACGGCCGTCCTCTCGCATGTGCCCGGGACCGACCCGGTGTACAACGCCCAGTACCTGGACTTTGCCCGGCACTACGGGTTTACGATAAAAGCGTGCGGGCCGGGGCATCCGCAGTCCAAGGGCATGGTGGAAAACGCGGTGGGTTACGTGAAAAAAAGCTTCCTTGGCGGGCGGCAGATGAACGGGTTTACCGAGCTGGGGCCGGCCGCCAGCTTGTGGCTGGAAACGGTGGCCAACGTGCGCGTTCACGCTGAAACCCAGGGCCGGCCGGTGGACCGGCTGCCCGAGGAGCGCGCTGCGCTCCTGCCGCTTAACCCGGTGGCCAGTCCGGCGGTGCGCACCTTAAGCGTGCGGGCGTCGCGGCGGTGCCGGGTGAGTATCGAAACGAACCGCTACTCGGTGCCCACGAAGTTTGCCGGGGCGCTACTCACCGCGCAGATCGAGGGGGCGCAGGTGAGGTTTTATGCGGACCGCACCCTGGTGGCCGAGCATGCCCGCAGTTTTGCCCGCCGCGCCGATGTGGAAAACCCCGAGCATGTGCGCGAACTCGAGGAGCGCAAACGGCAGGGGGCGCGGCAGCGCCTGCGGCTACGGTTTTTGGAACTGAGCCCGGCGGCACCCGCCTACCAACGGGGGCTGGAGGAGCGCCGGCTCAACGCGGGACACCACCTGGCGACTATCGTGGGTTTGGTGGCCCTGTATGGAACGGAGGCAGTCGGCCGGGCGATCGAAAGCGCCCATGAACTCGGCGCCTACTCCAGCGATTACATCCTCAACTTGCTCGAACAACGCGCGCGGGCCTTGCCGCAAGCCGGGCCGATCCACCTCACCCGCGCCGACGCGTTGGCCGCACTGGAACTCGAACTGCGTCCCCCGGATTTAAGCCCCTATACCCAATGA
- a CDS encoding helix-turn-helix domain-containing protein yields MSGEQVQEVARRCNTRPNTVIKWRDRFVLLGMKGLDDAARPGAKRTYGEDFRDRVLALLEGPPPPGQARWDGPAVARVLGGSVHAVWRVLRKEGICLQRQRSWCVSTDKQFAAKAADIVGLYLSPPEKALVVSGERESVYFWRLGMHFFFGGSSSP; encoded by the coding sequence GTGAGTGGCGAGCAGGTGCAAGAGGTGGCGCGCCGCTGCAACACCAGGCCGAACACCGTAATAAAGTGGAGGGATCGCTTTGTGCTGCTTGGCATGAAGGGGCTGGATGATGCGGCACGGCCGGGCGCGAAGCGCACCTACGGTGAGGACTTTCGAGATCGGGTGCTGGCTTTATTGGAAGGGCCACCCCCTCCGGGGCAGGCGCGCTGGGATGGTCCAGCGGTGGCCCGTGTGCTCGGCGGCTCGGTGCACGCGGTCTGGCGAGTGCTGCGCAAGGAGGGCATTTGCCTGCAGCGCCAGCGCTCGTGGTGCGTGAGCACTGACAAGCAGTTCGCAGCCAAGGCAGCCGATATCGTCGGGCTCTACCTGAGCCCACCGGAAAAGGCATTGGTTGTGAGCGGCGAGCGGGAAAGCGTCTATTTCTGGCGGTTAGGAATGCACTTCTTCTTCGGTGGATCTTCTTCCCCTTAA
- a CDS encoding HipA domain-containing protein, with amino-acid sequence MRCLITNAEWAGTGSYSPEGLRLLDRRLQSLAPLPFTREQLIEEAAARAVKMSIQGMQPKVSAVLHVSEGRMEIVDTGGRYIVKPPHLVYSELPENEAVTMSLAATLGIEVPVHGLLLNADGTRSYFIRRFDRVGRDRQPVEDFAQLSGASRDTKYDSSTERLIEIIDRFCTFPALERINFFERLLFSFLTGNEDMHLKNWSLVTRDDKVELSPAYDLLNSTIPNPRSREELALPLNGKKSNLRANDFWRYLAVERLGLSPAVIEQTKTKFVVACRDWHERLDSSFLSDVMKTRYRELSAERRDRLGLK; translated from the coding sequence ATGAGGTGCCTGATCACCAACGCAGAGTGGGCGGGGACGGGTTCCTATTCACCGGAGGGCTTGCGCCTGTTGGACCGGCGGCTGCAATCGCTCGCACCGTTGCCCTTCACGCGCGAGCAGTTGATTGAGGAGGCTGCCGCGCGCGCCGTGAAAATGTCCATCCAGGGCATGCAGCCCAAAGTCAGCGCCGTGTTGCACGTGAGCGAGGGACGGATGGAGATCGTCGACACGGGTGGCCGCTATATCGTGAAGCCGCCGCACCTGGTGTATTCGGAGCTGCCTGAGAACGAAGCGGTGACGATGTCGTTAGCGGCTACCTTAGGCATCGAAGTTCCTGTGCACGGATTACTCCTTAATGCCGATGGCACTCGGTCGTATTTTATCCGTCGTTTTGATCGCGTGGGCAGGGACAGGCAACCGGTGGAGGACTTCGCGCAGTTGAGTGGTGCCAGCCGCGACACGAAGTATGATTCCAGTACGGAGCGCTTGATCGAGATCATCGACCGCTTTTGCACTTTTCCGGCACTGGAGCGTATCAATTTTTTCGAGCGTCTGCTCTTTTCTTTCCTGACTGGCAACGAGGACATGCACCTCAAGAATTGGTCGCTGGTCACCCGCGACGACAAGGTGGAGCTATCTCCTGCCTATGACCTGCTTAATAGCACCATTCCCAATCCGAGAAGTCGGGAGGAACTCGCGTTGCCGCTCAACGGCAAGAAGTCCAATTTGAGGGCCAATGATTTCTGGCGCTACCTTGCGGTCGAGCGACTCGGGTTATCTCCCGCCGTGATCGAGCAGACGAAAACCAAGTTCGTCGTGGCCTGCCGTGATTGGCATGAGCGCCTTGATTCCAGTTTTCTCTCCGATGTGATGAAAACGCGTTACCGTGAGTTGTCCGCTGAGCGGCGCGATCGGCTTGGGTTGAAATGA
- a CDS encoding HipA N-terminal domain-containing protein yields MRTARVFQQDQFAGILEPVGDGAFRFTYAPGFCGEPVSLTMPTTQQIWVFPQFPPPFEGLLPEGGQLDALLRHRKLDRYDFFGQLLAVGHDVVGSLRIEEAA; encoded by the coding sequence ATGAGAACAGCCCGCGTTTTTCAGCAGGACCAATTCGCTGGGATTTTGGAGCCCGTCGGGGATGGGGCCTTTCGGTTCACCTACGCTCCTGGATTCTGCGGCGAACCGGTGTCGCTCACCATGCCGACGACTCAGCAGATATGGGTGTTTCCTCAGTTCCCGCCACCGTTCGAAGGGTTGCTGCCGGAGGGGGGTCAACTCGACGCACTCCTGCGGCATCGCAAGTTGGATCGGTATGATTTTTTTGGGCAGTTGCTCGCGGTCGGTCACGATGTCGTTGGGTCGTTGCGAATCGAGGAGGCGGCATGA
- a CDS encoding helix-turn-helix transcriptional regulator, which produces MQSLAQLILAHRKKAELTQPQLAKLAGVGKTVVWDLEHGKESVQWDTLQKILHVLNITVEWRSPLLQRIAAKATTEATIPATTESPRAESS; this is translated from the coding sequence ATGCAATCGTTGGCACAACTTATTCTCGCTCACCGTAAGAAGGCCGAGCTGACTCAGCCGCAGCTTGCGAAGCTGGCAGGCGTGGGGAAGACCGTCGTCTGGGATTTGGAACACGGCAAGGAATCGGTGCAGTGGGACACGCTGCAAAAAATTTTGCACGTGCTTAACATCACGGTCGAATGGCGAAGCCCTCTGCTGCAACGCATCGCAGCCAAGGCGACAACCGAGGCAACCATACCTGCTACGACCGAATCCCCAAGGGCTGAATCATCATGA
- the mntR gene encoding transcriptional regulator MntR produces the protein MAENPAPPRTSSAVEDYLERISELIKTKGYARVVDIAAELKISQASVTTMVQRLDTEGLVKYEKYRGMVLTRAGEQVAARIAHRHELLTHFLGLLGLEREVIDHDVEGMEHHVSAETFEVLEKLNRYLATHPEVLAEIKR, from the coding sequence GTGGCCGAAAACCCCGCACCTCCCCGTACCTCCTCTGCGGTGGAGGACTACCTTGAGCGGATCAGCGAACTGATCAAAACCAAGGGCTACGCTCGGGTGGTCGATATCGCCGCCGAGCTCAAGATTTCGCAGGCCAGCGTCACCACCATGGTCCAGCGCCTCGATACCGAGGGCTTGGTCAAATACGAAAAATACCGGGGCATGGTGCTCACCCGCGCCGGTGAACAGGTCGCCGCTCGCATCGCCCATCGGCATGAGTTGCTCACCCATTTTCTCGGTCTGCTGGGGCTTGAACGCGAAGTGATCGACCACGACGTCGAAGGCATGGAGCACCACGTCAGCGCCGAAACCTTCGAGGTGCTGGAAAAGCTCAATCGCTACCTCGCCACCCACCCCGAGGTGCTCGCCGAAATCAAGCGTTAG
- the ligA gene encoding NAD-dependent DNA ligase LigA: MTPSEAKTRLAHLRQELVAHDERYYRLARPEISDFEYDVLKAELADLEARFPDQVAANSPTLRVGDDRAEGFARVKHRLAMTTLDNTYDESELREFHARLVKALGSEGLDYTVEPKIDGVAVSLTYERGRLTRAVTRGDGEEGDDVTANVRTLHGLPQTLRGGEELLDLALPDGIEIRGEIFMREDEFSRINQMQEEAGEALYANPRNLAAGTLKLLDPKLVAARRLEIVLYGMGACEPAPEALDLDAQTALQARLRAWGLPVVEKFWAVRGVDAVWAAIGELDSLRRTFAYPTDGAVVKLDRFAQQAVVGYRGAGQAARKLSPRWACAYKFAPDRAETRIRAITLQVGRTGAVTPVAELDPVLLAGTTVKRATLHNADEIARKDVRVGDAVLVEKAGEIIPAVVEVLLAKRPADSVPYVFPTECPACGTALVREEGGVKWLCPNPACPEKVRRKIEHFASKACLDIDGLGEEVVDLLLRHGLIQTQADVFRLTVAELLPLKKSGEVWANNLVNGIAARRNADLWRVIHGLGIPLVGAASAKDLARRFRSLDALAAASLNDLVQIDGFGEKTAEAVRRWFDDAANQALVAALLAAGLAPNPPSEAAAGGAVLAGKTLVLTGTLPTLSRDEAAALIEAAGGKISGSVSRKTHYVVAGEEAGSKLEKAKTLGVPVLDEAGLRALLG; the protein is encoded by the coding sequence ATGACCCCTTCCGAGGCCAAAACCCGGCTCGCTCACCTCCGCCAAGAACTCGTTGCTCACGACGAGCGCTACTACCGCCTGGCGCGTCCCGAGATCAGCGACTTCGAGTACGATGTGCTCAAGGCCGAATTGGCCGACCTGGAGGCGCGTTTCCCCGACCAGGTTGCGGCGAACTCGCCCACGCTACGTGTCGGCGATGACCGCGCCGAGGGGTTTGCCCGCGTCAAACACCGGCTGGCCATGACCACCTTGGACAACACCTACGACGAGTCCGAGCTGCGCGAGTTTCACGCCCGCCTGGTCAAGGCCTTGGGCAGCGAAGGCCTCGACTACACCGTCGAGCCCAAGATCGACGGCGTGGCGGTCAGCCTCACCTACGAACGTGGACGGCTCACACGCGCGGTCACCCGGGGCGACGGCGAGGAGGGCGACGATGTCACCGCCAACGTGCGCACGCTGCACGGCCTGCCGCAGACCTTGCGCGGGGGCGAAGAGCTGCTCGATCTCGCCTTGCCCGACGGCATCGAAATCCGCGGCGAGATTTTTATGCGCGAGGATGAGTTTAGCCGCATCAACCAGATGCAGGAAGAGGCCGGCGAGGCGCTCTACGCCAACCCGCGCAACCTGGCCGCTGGCACGTTAAAACTGCTCGATCCCAAGTTGGTGGCGGCACGCCGACTGGAGATCGTGCTCTACGGCATGGGTGCGTGTGAACCCGCGCCCGAGGCCCTCGACCTCGATGCCCAAACCGCGTTGCAGGCGCGGCTGCGCGCATGGGGCCTGCCGGTGGTGGAAAAATTCTGGGCGGTGCGCGGCGTTGACGCGGTTTGGGCGGCCATCGGCGAACTCGATTCGCTGCGGCGCACCTTTGCTTATCCGACCGACGGCGCGGTGGTGAAACTCGACCGTTTTGCCCAGCAGGCCGTGGTGGGTTACCGAGGCGCTGGACAGGCGGCGCGCAAACTTTCCCCGCGTTGGGCCTGCGCCTACAAGTTCGCCCCCGACCGGGCCGAGACGCGCATCCGCGCGATCACGTTGCAAGTCGGGCGCACGGGTGCGGTTACCCCGGTGGCCGAGCTCGATCCGGTGCTGCTCGCCGGCACCACGGTGAAGCGCGCCACGTTGCACAATGCCGACGAAATTGCCCGCAAAGATGTGCGCGTGGGCGACGCCGTGCTGGTGGAAAAAGCCGGCGAAATCATCCCCGCCGTCGTCGAGGTGCTGCTGGCCAAACGCCCCGCCGACAGCGTGCCGTATGTGTTTCCGACCGAGTGCCCGGCGTGCGGCACGGCGTTGGTGCGCGAGGAGGGCGGCGTCAAATGGCTGTGCCCGAACCCGGCGTGCCCCGAAAAAGTGCGGCGCAAGATCGAGCATTTCGCCTCCAAAGCGTGTCTCGACATCGACGGGCTGGGCGAGGAGGTCGTGGATTTGCTGCTGCGCCACGGGCTGATTCAGACGCAGGCCGACGTGTTTCGGTTAACCGTGGCCGAGCTGCTGCCGCTGAAAAAGTCGGGCGAGGTGTGGGCCAACAATTTGGTCAACGGCATCGCGGCGCGGCGCAACGCCGACCTTTGGCGGGTGATTCACGGGCTGGGGATTCCGCTGGTGGGTGCGGCCTCGGCCAAGGATCTGGCGCGGCGCTTCCGTTCGCTCGACGCGCTGGCGGCGGCCTCGCTCAACGACCTGGTGCAGATCGACGGCTTTGGCGAAAAAACCGCCGAGGCGGTGCGGCGCTGGTTCGATGACGCGGCCAACCAGGCGCTGGTCGCGGCGTTGCTGGCGGCCGGTCTGGCGCCCAATCCGCCGAGCGAGGCGGCTGCCGGTGGCGCGGTGCTGGCGGGCAAGACGCTGGTGTTGACCGGCACTTTGCCCACGCTCTCGCGCGATGAAGCGGCGGCGCTGATTGAGGCGGCGGGAGGCAAAATCAGCGGCAGCGTGTCGAGGAAAACCCACTACGTCGTCGCCGGCGAGGAAGCCGGCTCGAAGTTGGAAAAAGCCAAAACACTCGGCGTGCCGGTCCTCGATGAAGCCGGGCTGCGTGCGCTGCTTGGCTGA